Proteins encoded together in one Caldicellulosiruptor saccharolyticus DSM 8903 window:
- a CDS encoding VanZ family protein, protein MKRKIYIRWTLVFVWMAVIFYFSSQEGAISHQKSFSIALFIERIIEALAGKDIITAANRKGFEFLIRKIAHVTEYFILCMLFYRAFFETNKSSKKSAILSGIFSVFYAVSDEFHQVFVFGRGPSPVDVMIDSIGIFGYLGIRSMKDKFNKL, encoded by the coding sequence GTGAAACGAAAAATATACATAAGATGGACACTTGTCTTTGTGTGGATGGCAGTGATTTTTTACTTTTCATCCCAAGAAGGAGCTATTTCGCACCAAAAGAGCTTTTCAATTGCACTTTTTATTGAAAGGATAATTGAAGCCTTAGCAGGAAAAGACATTATAACAGCTGCAAACAGAAAAGGTTTTGAGTTTTTAATAAGAAAGATTGCGCATGTTACAGAGTACTTTATCTTATGTATGCTGTTTTATCGAGCTTTTTTTGAGACAAATAAAAGTTCAAAAAAATCTGCCATATTAAGTGGTATTTTTTCGGTCTTTTATGCTGTTTCAGACGAGTTTCATCAGGTATTTGTCTTTGGCAGAGGTCCAAGCCCCGTTGATGTGATGATTGACTCAATAGGAATATTTGGGTATTTAGGGATAAGAAGTATGAAAGATAAATTTAATAAACTATGA